GCCGTAAGTTAAGGCAATTTGTCTTTTGGAATGGTTTCCTTTGGTAAGTTCTGCTAATACTTTGAGTTTAAAACTCTCACTATAACGTCTTACATATCCATCATTTTTATACATATACTTGTTGTTTTTTGTATACATATTTCAGGACGGGTCACAACGGTCTTGTATATGAAAAGTAGCGGATTTTAGGCACTAGTTTTTCGGTTAAACGCAGACATTAAATATATGAATTTCACTTCGATTAAGCACTAAAAAGCTATTTTTTATATACGTTGTTACCCACTGGCTTTATTCCGTTCAGCTTGTTTTTCAGCGTTGGCAAAGACATACTCTTTTGCAATTTTTGGCGTAGCGTTGGCTTGAGCGAATTACAAATGTGTATGACTTTTAGCGTTGGCTTTATTTTTAAATGTTACTTATAGTCTTTGATTTATAGTCAACATTTCCTCAACTTTGCAATTGTGGAAATAAAGTCTAAAATAGGAAATCGTATTAAAGAATTAAGAGATGTTAAACAGATGTCTCAAAAGGATTTAGCTTATGCATCAGATTTAGACAGAAGCTACATTGCAAGTGTCGAAAACGGTCAAAGAAATATTTCAATTGTTAACATTGAAAAAATTGCTAATGCGTTAGGAGAAAACTTGACTACATTTTTCAATTCAAAGATATTTATATGACATTACAAGATTGCGTAAATAGCATTAAAACGACAGTAGAGAATGCAATTACAACTAATGGAACTGCAGGAAAAACATCTGTAATTAGGTCGCAAGGTGTAATTAATATGTTACACGAAGTTGTTAAAACGTCACTTATACAAAAAGGCGTGAATGCCAATTTAATTCATCCACCATTAATTAGGTCAATCAAATGGTGAAAAGACGTTAGCAGGATTTTTAAAGTTTAAAAAGCAAGATATTTGTGTTTTCCCAAATAATAAACCTCAAATTGTTGAACTATTAGATTTTAATGGATTGTACGCTACTGGAGTTACAGAACCTTATGGCGAATTATTTACAGAGCATATTTTGTCAGTAAATGTTAGAAGTCAATTGAGTAGCATTGGTAATAATATTGATACTATGTATGAAAGAACTTATGCAGAACCTTTAAATTTGCACAGAATACTACCTAAAATGGTTTTGGGAGAAGTTTATTTACTTTCTGTTAGAGAATTGGATTCCGCACAAGTAGCTCTAAACAATGTTGCATATAAATCTCATACGGCTTCTGTCGGTAGATATATTGAAAGGTATATTAAAGGTTTTGCAGCTTTGAATATGAGAAGTAGTCAAAGAGATGATGATTTTAAATATGAGAGAATAGCGTTAATATTGGCTGATTTTTCTCAAACTCCTGTTAAGATTTATAATAATAATGCAGAATTAAATGCTGATGGCATTCTACCTGCTGGCTCGACTGCAGATATGACGAATTTGAGTTATGATGGTTTTGTTGATAGATTGACAGAAGTCTATGATAAAAGATTTGGAACAGGAATATTAAGCTGATATTTATCAATTAAAAATTCATCAATTTTCATTCTGTCATCAAGACAATTTAATATTTGTATTTCTTCTTTTGTAAAGTTTGGAATAGTAAATTTCTCAATGAAGTTCTTCTGATAACAAGGGAAACCACCTTGAATAGAAACACTTGTATTGCTCACATAATAATCCATAACAATAGAATTCAAAATTTTCTGAACGATTGAAATGTTTTCTTCCTTTGACATTTCGTGAGTTGAATCCTCAAATAATGAAGTTTTATTGGAATTGTCTCGGTCAAAATAAATTCCGTAACCATTTGTGTAATAAGCATCTTCTTCCAGAACGAATAAAAATCTTGGATGTTTGCTAAATGTTGGGTTTAATATTTTTTTTCCGAAACGTGTAATTCCTTGTGTTCTACCCCAAACGTAAAAAGGTGAGAATACTTTTTTACCTTTTTCACGACCTTCTAATTTCTCTTTCTCCGAAAGTAAAAATTCGTAGCATTTAGGGTATTTAGCAATAAACTCTTCTTCCAAAATTGGAACTGCATTTTTAGAGTTTGTCTGATATGGAGTAATAATTCTTAAAGTGTTGTTTTCAATATCTTTTTGACTTTTAAATTGAGATATTTTATAAACAGGTCTTGTTATTTCTTTTTCAATTAAGAATGTTCCGTTTTCTGTGGTTTTTGTTAAATACCCGTTTTTTTCGTTTACAGAATCTATAAAAAAGACTTCGTCTTTTAAGGTTGCAATTCCTACAGCAATATTAAATAATTGTTTTATTGGAGTTCCAATGCTCTCAATTATTTTAATGTTTTCCTGTTCTTTGGTTTTTAATAAACGCCATTTTCCAACCTCCAAGTTTTCTAAATAATTAGGTGAGCCATTTGCTGAAATTAAAAAAGCAGAACAAGATTGCTCGTCTTTAATTTTGTCAAATAAAATAGATTCGTTTACCTTTTTATTAGCAAATGTAATTGCTGTGTAAGTTTGAGCATCAAAAACTTTTTTGTCTCTAAAATCTACAATTCTTGTTATACATTTATTTTGTAAAAAATATTGACGAAGTGATAAACCTGCTAAAGAAGTAAAATAATTATTTGGCGTAATGTATCCTAATTTTCCGTTTGTGGTTAATAGTTTATGTCCTAATTCAAAGAATGCGAAATATAAATTGAAAGTTCCGTTTTCGATACTTTTACAATTGTTGATTAAATACAACCTATTATCGTCACTTAAATCTTGGAACTTAACATAAGGTGGATTTCCAACGATTATTTCAAATTCGTTTTCCCAATCTGTTTTTAAACTATCTTGATTATAAATATTGAAGTCAGATTCTACAATAACTTCATTGTTTAGAAGTCCGAAAAGTGATAAAATTACTTTTGAACGTTTCACGTTGTAATTTAATATGTCAGAACCATAGATATTTTCTTTGATTGTTTCCTTTATGCTTTTATTGAAAGTCTTTTGGTAATATTCTACCAAGCCTATTAAAAATGCTCCGCAACCACAACTAGGGTCTAAACATTTGTCTTTGTTTTTTGGAGAAACTTCTTTGATTATAAAATCTACAACATAAGTAGGAGTAAAGAATGCTCCATTTACTTTTCGGTCATTTGTCGGAATTAAAAGCTCAAGATAATTTTCTAAAAGTTTTAATTCTCTAATGTCAAGAGTTGAAACAAGTAAAAAAATTTCTGGTTCTGTTTTAAAGTCAGCTAACAGTTCTGAAATTATAGGGCTTTTGTTTGTTTCTAAATTATTGTTTTGAAGAAAAGAATAAATGAGATGTTTCTCAATGAGGTTTATCTCGTGAGAATTAAGTAGTTCATTTATTATGCTTTTATTCATTTTTATTCCTGTTGACTATAAGTAACAAAATTAGACTTTTTATTTGAACTATCCAAATCGTAGCGTTGGAAAATTTTAGCTCTTTTGGTTTTTATAGCGTTTGATTTATGTATCAGAAAAAACCGAAAGTGCTAAAATGGGCGGCTGGTTTTCAGCTTGTGGGTAACTTGTTTATATACAGAACTTTCTTCCTCTTATTCTGCCATTATGGTGGTATATGCAGAAGTTTTGATTGTCTTTATGTTTTTTAGCTTTCATCATAAAACTAAGAAAATTCTAAAAATTCCCTTACAATTTAATGATATTTTACAGACCATTAAAAGGATTCTTCATTTTTTGAATACCGAGACTTTTGCAGCATTGATTTGGCAAAAAAGTTCGACACCCGAAGAACATTTTCAACCGGAATAACCTATTGGTTTTGAGGATTTAAAATTTTCGAGAAGGAAGAAATTTGAAGCCAAATCAATTTCAATACGGAATATATCGCTATTTTGGCAAAGGTCTCTATATATTTGTTTGATTTTTTAAAATAGCCTTATTTATGCCGCGGTGGATTTTATTTTTAATTATTTTACTGGCCATTATATGTACATTGGAGTTTTATGCTTTTCAGGCGGTTAAAACCATCACTAAAAACCGAATTGTTAAATGGGCTTGGATACTGGCAGGGATTGGAATTTACAGCAACTTTTTTTATATCGTTTTTACCACTCCAAGATCTGCCGGGCAAACCAGAGAATTTCAGATGGCAATGGGGTTGATGTTGACGATTTTGATCCCCAAAATAATTTTATTGTTAGTATTATTTGGTGAAGACGTGTATCGTTGGGTTGTAAAAATAAGTTCTTTTATCAGCGGCCCCGTACAACCTTTGGCAGGAAGGAGAAAATTTATTTCACAAATTGCCATGGGCCTGGCAGCCATTCCTTTTACTTCTTTTATCTATGGAATGGTTCGGGGAAGATATAATTACAAAGTAATGACATATCAATTATTTTTTAAAGACTTGCCGGATGCTTTTGATGGTTTTACCATTACTCAGATTTCGGATATTCATTCCGGGAGTTTTACCAATAAAGAGAAGGTGCAATATGGCGTTGATATGATTCACAGCCAACCATCGGACATGATTTTATTTACAGGTGATATTGTCAATACCAAAGCAGAAGAAATGGAAGGTTGGATCGATATGTTTGCAGCTTTAAAAGCTCCGTATGGCAAGTATTCTATTTTGGGGAATCACGATTACGGAGAGTATATCAGTTGGAAAACAGAAGAAGAGAAGCAAGCTAATTTTAATGCCATAAAAGAACTGCATCCCAGAATGGGTTTTGATTTGTTGCTAAACGAAAGCAGGTATATTGAAAAAGATGGCGAGAAAATGGCACTTATAGGCGTAGAAAACTGGGGAAGAGGGTTTAAGAAATTAGGAGATTTACAACAGGCAACTACAAAAGTTGAGCAATCGGATTTTAAAATATTAATGACCCACGATCCTTCTCACTGGGATGCACAGGTAAAAGACAATGATTTTAATTATCATCTTACATTGAGTGGCCATACACATGGGTTGCAAATGGGAATTGAAATTCCGGGAGTCATCAGGTGGAGCCCTTCTCAATACCGCTATAAGCAATGGGCAGATATGTATGAAGCATTTGGAAGGTATATAAATGTAAACAGAGGGTTTGGTTATCATGCCTTTCCCGGAAGAGTAGGTATCTGGCCCGAAATAACCGTGATAAAACTGAAAAAGAGTTGAAAATCAAGGCATTTTATTAAAAGAGATCTTTGCAGCATTGATTTGGCAAAAAAGTTCGACATCCGAATAACATTTTCAACCGGAATAACCTGTTGGTTTTGAAGATTTAAAATTTTCGAGAAGGAAGAAATTTGAAGTCAAATCAATTCAAATACGGAATATATCCCAATTTTGCAAAGATCTCTAAAAATGTTATATTTGTATATGTTATACACAACCATTGCCTTCAAAATATTGGCAAAAACGATAACAAATGACAAAATTTGGTGAATTAATTGGCGGTGATGAAAAGCCGGTTTTGATAGATTTTTATTTTGATTGGGAAGGTGAGGATACCAATTTAGATACTTTAAAAGATGTTGCTGCTGCTCTGGGGGATAAAGCGAAAGTAATTAAGATTGATATCAAAAAAAATGAATTACTGGCAGATGCTTTACGCGTTAAAGGAAACCCTACTTTTATGATATATAAGAAGGGAAAAATGAAATGGCGGCAGACAGGAGAACAGGATGCAAACACATTAATTAGTTTAGTACAACAATATCTTTAAAAAATTGCTTTAAAGGTTTTACCACTTTAAACCCGGAACTTTCAGGCTTTAAACGGTATTATAGGCTTTTTACCAGTCGTATAAATTCTGCTCTGTATCCCTGCTTATCAGTTCCCCTGCCCTCTTCGGCTAATTTAATCACATCTGTTAGTTTTGCATTATTGTGAAATTCGGATTTCCTTAATTTCATGCCAAACAAAGCTACGGCAGAGGCAAATTTCATGTCTTCCGATAGTTGATTTAATTCATCTTTCTGGATATGAATCATTTCTATACTCTGTAAACCTGACGGTTTTTTGTATCTGAATTTTACTGTAAATAGCTCATTGGGGTTAGATTGATGGTCCGAAAATTTTGTGTGCTTCAATGCCGGAACATCCTTTAAATAGCTGCTTTTTACTCCTATGGGAATGATTTCATATAGAGCGGTAACCGTATGACCGGAGCCTAATTCTCCTGCATCTTTGGTATCGTCCATAAAATCTTCATCGTTTAGCATTCTGTTTTCATAACCAATGAGCCTATATGCCTGCACTTTTTTCGGGTTAAATTCTACCTGAATTTTGACATCTTTGGCAATGGTATATAAGGTGCCTCCAAATTCTTTCCCAAAGACTTTTTGAGCTTCTTGCATTGAATCTATATAGGCGTGATTTCCGTTGCCTTTGTCTGCTAAGATTTCTAATTTGGAATCTTTATAATTCCCATATCCAAAGCCTAAGACGGATAAAAACACACCTGATTTTCTTTTATCTGAAATTAGTTTTTCCATAGCTTTATTGCTGGATTTGCCAACATTAAAATCTCCGTCTGTTGCCAGGATAACTCTGTTATTACCTCTTTTTTTGAAGTTTTTTTCTGCTAATGTATATGCCAATTTCAGGCCTGCTTCTCCGGCAGTAGACCCTCCGGATTCCAAATTATCTAAGGCAACAATTATCTTTTCTTTATCACTCCCTGAAGTGGGTTCTAATACAACCCCTGCAGCACCGGCATAGACAACAATAGCTACTTTGTCTTGTTTTCTTAATTGGTTCACTAAAAGTTTAAAAGCAGATTTCAGTAAAGGTAATTTGTTTTGAGAGTTCATAGAACCGGAAACATCAATCAAAAAAGTAAGATTAGAAGGGGGTAGTTTTTCTTGCAAATACTCTTTCCCTTGTAAACCTATTCTCACCAATTTTGTTTGAGGATTCCAAGGAGTTTTTACAACTTCGGTATGTATTGAAAAAGGATGATTGTCTCTAGGTTGAGGATAGTCGTAGTCAAAATAGTTGATCATTTCTTCAATTTTAATGGCATCAAACGGTATTTTTTGACCGTTATTTATCATTCTTCTGATATTACTGTAAGAAGCTTTGTCTACATCTATGGAAAAAGTGGACAACGGAGCTAATTGTACTCGTTCAAATTTATTTTCATTGATTTGTGCATATGACTCATCATTTTGTAACCTGTAATTTCCTTTTTTAGTAATAATCACAATGCATCCGTTTTTTGCTGATGTTCCGAACATTTTTTTGGCTCTTCCGGGTTTATAAACATTGACATGTTTTAGAGCGTCTTTTCCCAGGTTTTTAACGATACTGTTATATTGAGATTGAATGGGGATTCCATCTACAATATAAAGCGGTTCTTTATTGGATGTAGTTCTTCCGGTACTGCTGTTTTTATTGTCAGGAGTGATCTGTATTCCGCCGGTTTGCCCTCTTAGTTGATTGCTTATTTTATTGCGGTATGCTTTTCTCTCTTGCTTTTCCACACGTTTTGCAGATACTGAAACAGCATCATATTCCGGGCTAACTCCATAACCTATAACCACAAATTCATCAATTACTTTACCCCCTTCAACCATTTTTATATCAATACTATTAGCAGTTCCGACAGTTCTTTCTACTGTTTGGTAGCCTAAATAGGAGAAGATCAAAACATCGCCGATATTTGCTTTGATAGTGTATTTTCCGTCAAAATCTGTCTCGGTTCCGTTAGTAGTACCTTTAATTATAATAGTAACTCGGGGCAAAGCTCCGCTTGCATCCGAAACCGTTCCCGTAATTTTTTTCTGTTGTCCGTGAGTTGCTACTATCATTAATAGCGTCAGTGTGCTTAAGATTTTTTTTAACATGGTTGCAGGTTTTAAATTCCGGGTAAACCTACAACCGGCTTATTGTATAAAAAACAACAAATGAGTGAACGCTATCATTATGGCAGTTAACCCTACTTTTTGATTAGGGAACTATTGAGTCTAAAATTTTTATTCGTTGAATTTTTCCTGTTTCGGTTTCTTTAAATTGAGGAATGAAGTATATCTTTTTGGGGATTTCATATTTGTTGAGATTCGAATAGGTTTCTTTTGGAATGTGAAATTCGGTTCCTTCAATAAGTAATATTAATTTTTCTCCGAGAAGCTTATCATGCATACCTGCTACAAAGAAACGCCTTTTGATTTGTGGAGCCAGTTTTCTTTCTATCTCTTCCGGGTGTAATTTGATTCCTCCCGAATTGATCACATAATCACACCTGCCTTTCCAGTTGAATTGAGTAGGAGTTATTATCTCTACGATATCATTTGTAATTAATGGTGTATCGGAGATTTTTGGGGCATCAATTACCAAACAGCTCCTGTTGTCTTTTGAAATAGTAATATCGGGCAATACCTCATAATGTTTGGATGAAGGTTCGGAATTTTTAAAATGATTCAGTTTTTTTACGGCGATATGTGTACTTGTTTCTGTCATTCCGTAGGTGGCAAAAACTTGTGTAGATATCTTTTGTATTGCCCTTTCCAAATCGATATCAACTGCTCCACCGCCAACAATTAATTTTTTAACTCTATGGATATCCTGCAGCGAGTTTCTTAACTGCATTGGAATCATTGCTGAAAAATCATAGGTTTTTGAGGTGTTTTTCAGCGGATTGGCATCTGTTTTCACAATATCCAGGTGCCAACCCAATACCATAGCTCTTACCAGCATCATTTTGCCGGCAATATAATCTGCTGATAAGCACAAGAGGGCAGTTGTATTTTCAGGGAGATTAAAAAATCTTCCCGTAGTTTTTGCCGAATGTATCATGTGCCGTTTTTTTAATTCGATCTCTTTGGGCGTTCCGATAGAACCGGAAGTTGTTAAGGAAAGTGTGGGTTTTTCTGAAAACCAATCTCGCAAAAACAAAAAAACAGCATGAGGTGTGGTAGCGGCATATCTTACTAATTCTTCCTTTGATTCAAAAGAGTTCCCGTTTAGTTTAAAGTTACTGTGAAATGAACTATTCTTCAATAATGATTGGGTTTTCTATTTTGCCAAATAGTTTTTCTTTCCAGTTTGTCCAGCCGTATTTTTTAGAAAATACAATAATAATAATTGGGTATACTACCAATACCGGGAAAAATAATTCCCACCCGGCAGAGGGCTCTGAAATGTCTATATACAACGCATCTGTTTGGAAAACAGTCCAG
This window of the Flavobacteriaceae bacterium genome carries:
- a CDS encoding helix-turn-helix domain-containing protein; its protein translation is MEIKSKIGNRIKELRDVKQMSQKDLAYASDLDRSYIASVENGQRNISIVNIEKIANALGENLTTFFNSKIFI
- a CDS encoding metallophosphoesterase; its protein translation is MPRWILFLIILLAIICTLEFYAFQAVKTITKNRIVKWAWILAGIGIYSNFFYIVFTTPRSAGQTREFQMAMGLMLTILIPKIILLLVLFGEDVYRWVVKISSFISGPVQPLAGRRKFISQIAMGLAAIPFTSFIYGMVRGRYNYKVMTYQLFFKDLPDAFDGFTITQISDIHSGSFTNKEKVQYGVDMIHSQPSDMILFTGDIVNTKAEEMEGWIDMFAALKAPYGKYSILGNHDYGEYISWKTEEEKQANFNAIKELHPRMGFDLLLNESRYIEKDGEKMALIGVENWGRGFKKLGDLQQATTKVEQSDFKILMTHDPSHWDAQVKDNDFNYHLTLSGHTHGLQMGIEIPGVIRWSPSQYRYKQWADMYEAFGRYINVNRGFGYHAFPGRVGIWPEITVIKLKKS
- a CDS encoding thioredoxin; its protein translation is MTKFGELIGGDEKPVLIDFYFDWEGEDTNLDTLKDVAAALGDKAKVIKIDIKKNELLADALRVKGNPTFMIYKKGKMKWRQTGEQDANTLISLVQQYL
- a CDS encoding AMP-binding protein, with the translated sequence MKNSSFHSNFKLNGNSFESKEELVRYAATTPHAVFLFLRDWFSEKPTLSLTTSGSIGTPKEIELKKRHMIHSAKTTGRFFNLPENTTALLCLSADYIAGKMMLVRAMVLGWHLDIVKTDANPLKNTSKTYDFSAMIPMQLRNSLQDIHRVKKLIVGGGAVDIDLERAIQKISTQVFATYGMTETSTHIAVKKLNHFKNSEPSSKHYEVLPDITISKDNRSCLVIDAPKISDTPLITNDIVEIITPTQFNWKGRCDYVINSGGIKLHPEEIERKLAPQIKRRFFVAGMHDKLLGEKLILLIEGTEFHIPKETYSNLNKYEIPKKIYFIPQFKETETGKIQRIKILDSIVP
- a CDS encoding DUF3520 domain-containing protein, which gives rise to MLKKILSTLTLLMIVATHGQQKKITGTVSDASGALPRVTIIIKGTTNGTETDFDGKYTIKANIGDVLIFSYLGYQTVERTVGTANSIDIKMVEGGKVIDEFVVIGYGVSPEYDAVSVSAKRVEKQERKAYRNKISNQLRGQTGGIQITPDNKNSSTGRTTSNKEPLYIVDGIPIQSQYNSIVKNLGKDALKHVNVYKPGRAKKMFGTSAKNGCIVIITKKGNYRLQNDESYAQINENKFERVQLAPLSTFSIDVDKASYSNIRRMINNGQKIPFDAIKIEEMINYFDYDYPQPRDNHPFSIHTEVVKTPWNPQTKLVRIGLQGKEYLQEKLPPSNLTFLIDVSGSMNSQNKLPLLKSAFKLLVNQLRKQDKVAIVVYAGAAGVVLEPTSGSDKEKIIVALDNLESGGSTAGEAGLKLAYTLAEKNFKKRGNNRVILATDGDFNVGKSSNKAMEKLISDKRKSGVFLSVLGFGYGNYKDSKLEILADKGNGNHAYIDSMQEAQKVFGKEFGGTLYTIAKDVKIQVEFNPKKVQAYRLIGYENRMLNDEDFMDDTKDAGELGSGHTVTALYEIIPIGVKSSYLKDVPALKHTKFSDHQSNPNELFTVKFRYKKPSGLQSIEMIHIQKDELNQLSEDMKFASAVALFGMKLRKSEFHNNAKLTDVIKLAEEGRGTDKQGYRAEFIRLVKSL
- a CDS encoding N-6 DNA methylase translates to MNKSIINELLNSHEINLIEKHLIYSFLQNNNLETNKSPIISELLADFKTEPEIFLLVSTLDIRELKLLENYLELLIPTNDRKVNGAFFTPTYVVDFIIKEVSPKNKDKCLDPSCGCGAFLIGLVEYYQKTFNKSIKETIKENIYGSDILNYNVKRSKVILSLFGLLNNEVIVESDFNIYNQDSLKTDWENEFEIIVGNPPYVKFQDLSDDNRLYLINNCKSIENGTFNLYFAFFELGHKLLTTNGKLGYITPNNYFTSLAGLSLRQYFLQNKCITRIVDFRDKKVFDAQTYTAITFANKKVNESILFDKIKDEQSCSAFLISANGSPNYLENLEVGKWRLLKTKEQENIKIIESIGTPIKQLFNIAVGIATLKDEVFFIDSVNEKNGYLTKTTENGTFLIEKEITRPVYKISQFKSQKDIENNTLRIITPYQTNSKNAVPILEEEFIAKYPKCYEFLLSEKEKLEGREKGKKVFSPFYVWGRTQGITRFGKKILNPTFSKHPRFLFVLEEDAYYTNGYGIYFDRDNSNKTSLFEDSTHEMSKEENISIVQKILNSIVMDYYVSNTSVSIQGGFPCYQKNFIEKFTIPNFTKEEIQILNCLDDRMKIDEFLIDKYQLNIPVPNLLS